Sequence from the Curtobacterium sp. MCLR17_007 genome:
ACGGGTCCTCCTGGGTGGCCTTGAGCGAGAGCGACACGCGTTCACGGTCCAGGTCGACCTCGAGGATCTCGACGGTGACTTCCTGACCGACCTCGACGACCTCGCTGGCGTGCTCGATGTGCTTCCAGCTGAGCTCGGACACGTGGACGAGACCGTCGACGCCGCCGAGGTCGACGAACGCACCGAAGTTGACGATCGACGAGACGACGCCCTTGCGGACCTGGCCCTTGTGGAGGTTGTTGAGGAACGTGGTGCGGGACTCGGACTGCGTCTGCTCGAGGAGCGCACGGCGCGACAGGACCACGTTGTTGCGGTTCTTGTCGAGCTCGAGGATCTTCGCCTCGATCTCCTGGCCGAGGTACGGCGTGAGGTCGCGGACGCGGCGCAGCTCGATGAGCGATGCCGGGAGGAAGCCGCGGAGACCGATGTCCACGATGAGGCCGCCCTTGACGACCTCGATGACGGTGCCGGTGACGACCCCGTCGGACTCCTTGATCTTCTCGACGTCGCCCCACGCACGCTCGTACTGCGCACGCTTCTTCGACAGGATGAGGCGGCCTTCCTTGTCCTCCTTCTGGAGGACCAGGGCCTCGACCTCGTCACCGACGTTGACGACCTCGTTGGGGTCGACGTCGTGCTTGATCGAGAGCTCGCGCGAGGGGATGACACCCTCGGTCTTGTACCCGACGTCGAGGAGGACCTCGTCGCGGTCGATCTTCACGACGGTGCCGGAGATGAGATCGCCGTCGTTGAAGAACTTCAGGGTCTTCTCGACCTCGGCCAGGAAGTCATCAGCCGAACCGATGTCGTTGATGGCGACCTGCTTAGGAGCCTTGGTCGTAGTGGTTGTCATGTAGAGATTGCTCCGAACGGACATGAGTCGGGCCAGGGCGACACAGGAGACGAGTCCTGGGCGGTGCCGCGATGGCGGTTGGTGTGCTGGCGCGGATTGCGCCGCACAAGTCTAACCGGGCGTGGGATGGCT
This genomic interval carries:
- the rpsA gene encoding 30S ribosomal protein S1, producing the protein MTTTTTKAPKQVAINDIGSADDFLAEVEKTLKFFNDGDLISGTVVKIDRDEVLLDVGYKTEGVIPSRELSIKHDVDPNEVVNVGDEVEALVLQKEDKEGRLILSKKRAQYERAWGDVEKIKESDGVVTGTVIEVVKGGLIVDIGLRGFLPASLIELRRVRDLTPYLGQEIEAKILELDKNRNNVVLSRRALLEQTQSESRTTFLNNLHKGQVRKGVVSSIVNFGAFVDLGGVDGLVHVSELSWKHIEHASEVVEVGQEVTVEILEVDLDRERVSLSLKATQEDPWQVFARTHAIGQIAPGKVTKLVPFGAFVRVADGIEGLVHISELSNKHVELAEQVVSVGDEVFVKIIDIDLDRRRISLSLKQANEGVDPESTEFDPALYGMPTEYDDKGDYKYPEGFDPETNEWLEGYDTQREAWEGQYAAAQGRWEAHKAQVAKSLTDEASGSFDLPATASSSSTTSEQAGQGTLADDASLAALREKLSSTN